A genomic segment from Spinacia oleracea cultivar Varoflay chromosome 3, BTI_SOV_V1, whole genome shotgun sequence encodes:
- the LOC130469490 gene encoding uncharacterized protein, with protein sequence MAFENSEENQSHTQNNNMNQGGNSDNLDPYFIANSDNPTSALVAVVFSGTNFVRWSRNVKRALIAKNKEGFINGEIAKPAINHKDYLKWKRADFMVISWILSSMNHDLADDFGYIDTAVELWRELTERFGQSNGPLIYQLKKEIENLTQQNMTIVSYYGKLKKLWDEMQNLRAFPTCSCGALLQCSCNFMKKVAEFEEEDKMMKFLLGLNGGFENTVTNVLSMDPLPSINRVFSITQQIEKQKEVCHAAVESNAMNSSAMAAQAYRSVGSTQGKKDWKDLKKDKMNRQCTHCKGKGHTVDQCFKIIGYPDWYNTIKASKGNSSQGGRIAANAHTNIDFADCPLDDTGAGYNSQQ encoded by the coding sequence ATGGCGTTTGAGAATTCAGAAGAAAATCAATCACACACTCAAAACAACAACATGAATCAAGGAGGTAATAGTGATAATCTTGATCCTTATTTCATTGCAAATTCTGATAATCCGACTTCTGCATTAGTTGCTGTAGTATTTTCTGGTACAAATTTTGTGCGATGGAGCAGAAATGTTAAACGAGCCTTAATTGCTAAGAACAAGGAGGGTTTCATCAATGGTGAGATAGCTAAACCTGCAATTAATCATAAGGATTACTTAAAATGGAAGCGTGCTGATTTTATGGTAATTAGCTGGATCTTAAGCTCAATGAATCATGATTTAGCTGATGATTTTGGATACATTGACACTGCTGTGGAATTATGGAGAGAATTGACTGAAAGATTTGGTCAATCCAATGGACCATTGATCTATCAGCTGAAAAAGGAGATTGAGAATTTGACTCAGCAAAACATGACTATTGTCAGTTATTATGGAAAACTGAAGAAACTTTGGGATGAAATGCAGAATTTGAGGGCGTTTCCTACCTGTTCTTGTGGTGCTTTGTTACAATGCAGTTGTAACTTCATGAAGAAGGTAgctgaatttgaagaagaagacaaAATGATGAAATTCCTACTTGGTTTGAATGGTGGATTTGAAAACACTGTGACTAATGTTCTGTCAATGGATCCACTACCTAGCATAAACAGAGTATTTTCTATTACTCAACAGATTGAAAAACAGAAAGAAGTGTGTCATGCTGCAGTGGAAAGCAATGCTATGAATAGCAGTGCAATGGCTGCACAGGCTTACAGAAGTGTTGGATCAACACAAGGGAAGAAAGATTGGAAAGATCTGAAGAAAGATAAAATGAACAGGCAGTGTACACATTGCAAAGGAAAGGGTCATACTGTTGACCAGTGTTTCAAGATCATTGGATATCCTGATTGGTACAATACAATCAAAGCTTCCAAGGGAAACAGTTCACAAGGTGGCAGAATTGCTGCAAATGCTCATACTAACATTGACTTTGCAGACTGTCCTCTGGATGATACTGGAGCTGGATACAACAGTCAACAATGA